Proteins encoded together in one Ictidomys tridecemlineatus isolate mIctTri1 chromosome 3, mIctTri1.hap1, whole genome shotgun sequence window:
- the Tvp23c gene encoding Golgi apparatus membrane protein TVP23 homolog C isoform X1 produces the protein MLSQDSNDDTEDVSLFDAEEETTNRPRKSKIRHPVASFFHLFFRVSAIIVYLLCELLSSSFIACMVTIILLLSCDFWAVKNVTGRLMVGLRWWNHIDEDGKSHWVFESRKASPQENKTVSEAESRIFWLGLIACPILWVIFAFSALFSFRVKWLAVVIMGVVLQGANLYGYIRCKVGSRKNLTSMATSYLGKQFLKQNTGNEQTS, from the exons ATGTTGTCTCAG GACAGCAATGATGACACTGAAGATGTTTCATTGTTTGATGCAGAAGAAGAGACAACTAATAGACCAAGAAAATCCAAAATCCG ACATCCAGTGGcatcatttttccatttgttcttccgAGTCAGTGCCATTATAGTCTATCTTCTCTGTGAATTGCTCAGCAGCAGCTTTATTGCCTGTATGGTGACAATTATCTTGTTGTTGTCATGTGACTTTTGGGCAGTGAAG AATGTCACAGGTAGACTGATGGTAGGCCTTCGGTGGTGGAATCATATTGATGAGGATGGAAAGAGTCATTGGGTGTTTGAGTCCAGGAAG gcATCTCCTCAGGAGAATAAAACTGTTTCAGAAGCTGAATCAAGAATCTTTTGGTTAGGACTAATTGCCTGTCCAATACTGTGGGTGATATTTGCCTTTAGTGCTCTCTTCTCCTTCAGAGTAAAATGGTTG GCTGTGGTTATCATGGGTGTGGTACTACAGGGTGCCAACCTGTATGGTTATATCAGGTGCAAAGTGGGCAGCCGGAAGAATTTAACCAGCATGGCTACCTCGTATCTCGGaaagcagtttttaaaacaa
- the Tvp23c gene encoding Golgi apparatus membrane protein TVP23 homolog C isoform X2 produces the protein MVTIILLLSCDFWAVKNVTGRLMVGLRWWNHIDEDGKSHWVFESRKASPQENKTVSEAESRIFWLGLIACPILWVIFAFSALFSFRVKWLAVVIMGVVLQGANLYGYIRCKVGSRKNLTSMATSYLGKQFLKQNTGNEQTS, from the exons ATGGTGACAATTATCTTGTTGTTGTCATGTGACTTTTGGGCAGTGAAG AATGTCACAGGTAGACTGATGGTAGGCCTTCGGTGGTGGAATCATATTGATGAGGATGGAAAGAGTCATTGGGTGTTTGAGTCCAGGAAG gcATCTCCTCAGGAGAATAAAACTGTTTCAGAAGCTGAATCAAGAATCTTTTGGTTAGGACTAATTGCCTGTCCAATACTGTGGGTGATATTTGCCTTTAGTGCTCTCTTCTCCTTCAGAGTAAAATGGTTG GCTGTGGTTATCATGGGTGTGGTACTACAGGGTGCCAACCTGTATGGTTATATCAGGTGCAAAGTGGGCAGCCGGAAGAATTTAACCAGCATGGCTACCTCGTATCTCGGaaagcagtttttaaaacaa